CGGGGTGTGGCGCGCCTGGACGGTGAGACGGCCGATGGTGATGGTGTCGCCGTCCAGGAGCCGTTCGGCGTCGAAGCCGTACTGCCAGTTCTGGCCGCCCTCACCGGAGACGTATACCGCGGCTCCGGTCGCCGCGGCGAGTTCGCGGGTTCCGGAGAGGTAGTCGGCGTGGATGTGGGTCTCGGTCACGGCCACGATCCGCATGCCGTGTTCGGCGGCCAGGTCGAGGTAGTCGCCGATGTCGCGGCGGGCGTCGACCACGACGGCCTCTCCCCTGGCCTGACAGCCGATGAAGTAGCCCGCCTGGGCGAGGTCGTTGTCATAGAGGCGTTCCAGCAGCATGTCCTGCTCCTTGTCTGGTGGTGTCTGCACTGTTGCGATACTCCGGGGAGTATCCAGAAGTCAGAGGAGGGCCCTACCCGCGCCGCTCATCGGCGGGCAGCGATCCGCGCCAGCGAGTCTTCGATGTCGAGGTCGTTGCGCGGCTGGTTGTAGGGCAGCCGGGACAGCGCCATGCCCATGGCGCAGGTGTCGGTGACGGCCGCGAAGACCAGACCCGCGCCCACGAAACCGGCGGCCGCCACCATCGGGGGCCACAGCAGGGAGGCGAGTACGGAGATCAGGACGAGGCCTCCGGCGACCAGTCGGACCTGGCGCTCCAGGGCCCAGCGTCTGCGGCCGTGTTCGACGGGCGCGCCCTGGGCCTCCCAGGCGTTCATGCCGCCGTCCATCACGACCGTGTCGTCCAGACCCGCGGCGGTCAGCTTGCCCTGGCAGCGCACCGCCCTGTTCCCGGACTGGCAGACCAGGACGAGGCGGCCCCCGGCATCGGCGACGATGCGCTCCAGATGGGCGTCCACCCGCCCCAGCGGCAGGTTGATCGCTCCGGGGATGTGGGAGCTCTCGTACTCGGCGGGTGTGCGCACGTCGACGAGCAGGGTGTGGGGGTCGGTTTCGACCAGGTGGCGTACGGAGCGTGCGTCGATGACGTGGTCACTCATATGTCGGTTTCCTTGGGTGGTGTCGGATCTGAACTGGACACCCCGGGGGGTATCCAGTGGTCGGACGCGGGCCCCGAACCTGATGGGCCCAGGCTTGGCGACCCCCGCCTATACAGGGGGGAGTATCCGGAGGTGAGAAGTCGGTGTCGGCCTGGAACCGGGCCAGGCCCCGGCGAACAGGCCAGCCCCGGGCGCCTGCCCCACGGACAGCGGTCGGCGCCCGCGGGGCTCAGGCCAGGGCCAGGAAGAGCTTCTCCAGCTCCTGCTCGGTGAGCTCGGGCTCCTCGCCGTTCTCACGCGCGGCGTTGCAGTGCCGCATGCCGCTCGCGACGATCTTGAACCCGGCCCGGTCCAGGGCGCGGGAGACCGCGGCCAGTTGCTGGAGGACGGCGGCGCAGTCCTCCCCCTCCTCCATCATCGAGATGACCCCGGAGAGCTGCCCCTGAGCGCGCTTGAGTCGTGTGATGGCGTCGCCCACCATTTCAGGCTTCATGTGGTCTCCTTTCGACCCGCACCCCCAACATACCCCCGGGTGTATCCCTTTCGCCAGTCGCGTGCGTCACAGCCCCAGAGGTGCCCGCCCGAACCCGGGTGCCGCCATTCGGAGTCCCGGAAGGGCTCCGCCCCACAGCCGCGGCCGCGAAGGGGACCAGGGACACCATCCGATCTCATGTGTCCGATCTCCTCCCCCGCCGGGCCCTCCCCGCGTATCGGGAACGCCCCGGGTGTCCTGAACGGGCAGGTGAGGAGCCCGCACTCGCAACGGCCGACCCCCGCACCGGCTACCGCACCCGAATCCCCGTTACTGGCGTGACCCGGCTGTTAGCATCGGCTCATGAGCTCACAGCCCTCGTCGCTCTTCGAGGAGGGGATGTCCGCGCTCGCCGAAGGCGACTGGGCGGCGGCGGCCCGTTCGCTCTCCGAGTTTCTCGGATCCCGGTCCGGCCCCGACCCCGAGCCCGCAGCCCATTTCGGGCTCGGCTCGGCCCTGTGGTGGACCGGCGACATCCGCCAGGCCCTGCAGCACTGGACCACGGCCTACCAGGGGTTCCGTCGGGCGGGAGCGGCGCCGGAAGCGGTCATGGCCGCCATCCAGCTCTCGTTCGTCCACAGCGCCAACCTCGGCAACGAGACCGTGGCGGCGGGCTGGGTCCGACGGGCGGTCCGTCTGGCCTCGCAGGCCCAGCTGCCGCTACTCGACGGCTGGGTGGCCCTGGCCGAGTCGGTGTTCGCGGCCGACCCGGAACGCGCCGTCGAACTCGGCCGCCGAGCCCATGCCGTCGGTGTCGCCCACGGCGACGGCGACCTGGAGGTCTCGGCGCTGACCGCCGTCGGCCTGGCCCAGGTCAACGCCGGGAACACCGACGAGGGATGCGCCCTGCTCGACGAGGCGATGACCGCCGCGGTGGCGGGCGAGGCCGATTCGCCCGACACCGTCGTGTTCACGAGCTGTCTGATGATGCGGGCCTGTTGTTCGTGTGCCGACTTCGCCCGGGTGGTGCACTGGGTGCGGGCCCTCGACGACTTCATCGAACGTTTCGGCAACCCGTACCTGCACACGAGCTGCCGCACCCATTACGGCGAGGTGCTCGCCGCCACCGGCGACTGGGAACGGGCCGAGACCGAACTGCTGTGCGCCGTCGCACTCGCCGCCCACGGCCTGCCCAAGGTCCGGGCCGACGCCGCCGCATGCCTGGCCGACCTGCGCATCACCCAGGGCAGGGCGGACGAGGCCCGCGGGGTGATCCGCGGCTTCGAAGGTCTGCCGTCACTGGCCGCGGTCACCGCACGGCTCCAGCTCCTGGACGGCGACCCCGCCGGAGCCGAGACCACCCTCGCCCGCGGGCTCGAACGACTCGGCTCCCAAGCCGCCCCCGGCGCCCGGCTGCGAGAACTTCTCGGATTGTGCCGTCTGGCCGCCGGGGACCCGCACACCGCCGCCGACCTCGGCCGCCAGATCACCGAGTTCGGGACTCAGACCGGTTGTGACATCGTGCGCTGCCGCGGCCAACGCCTGCTCGGGATCGCCCTCAGCGCCGGGCGCGACGGAGAGCCCGCCGACTCCGACGCCGCACGCGACCTGCTCGAGGCCGCCCTCGCCGGGTTCGTCGAACTCGACCTGCCCCTCGACGCGGCCAGCACCCGCATGGCCCTCGCCGAACACCTCGACTCCGTCGCAGACGCCCAGGCCACCGCCGAGGCCCGCTCGGCCTACGCGGTCTTCTCCGCTCTCGGGGCCGTCCCCGACGCCGACCGCGCGGCGAACTGGCTGCGGGTGCGAGGAGCGACCGTCGCGCGTGCGCGGGGGCGGTCGGACCTGGCCGGTCTGACCCGACGCGAAACCGAGGTGCTCCGGCTCCTCGGCGAGGGTTTGTCGAACCCCGAGATCGCCGGGCGGCTCTTCGTCAGCCGCCGCACCGTCGAACACCACGTGGCCAACATCCTCTCCAAACTCGGCCTGCGCAACCGCGCCGAGGCAGCGGGGGTCGCCGTGCGGCACCGTGACGGGCTCGCGCCGAAATAGGTGAGCTCACGGATGTGACCGGGCCCGGTCCGGAGGATCCTCGTCCCTAATCCACAGACGGGGATGATCACGATGGCCCACACCGGAACACGACCGCTGAACGGCGTGAACGCGCAAGTGCTGACAGACCTGTTCACGAGGGCGCACGCGGACGGCGAGCCCCTGCGGATCGAGCTGAGCACGCACCTGCGGTGGCGGGACGGGCTCGCGACCGAGGGGGCGGGCGCCACCTTGCACCTGGACGCGCCGCAGGACCGGTCCCATCACGCGTTCCGTACCGACCTGCCCGAACCACTCGCCGGTTCCGACACCGGCCCGGCTCCCACGGAGATGCTCCTCGCCGCCACCGCCGCCTGCGTGAGCGCCACCCTGGTCGAGCTCGCCACCGCCGAGGGAATCCGGCTCGATCGCGTCGAGGCCCACGCCTGGACCGCCCTGGACGCGCGCGGAGCGCTCGGCGTCGAAGGCGTCCCGGTCGGCCCCGGCGAGGTGAGACTGCGGTTCGACATCGACGCCGACGCCGCCCCCGAACACCTCCAGGCCCTGACCCGGGCCGCGGTGGCGGCCTCACCGACCGCCCAGGCCCTCATCCGACCCACCTCGATCCGAACGGAGCCGAACCGATGACCGCCACAGTGCCCGCCCACTCCGCTCCCGCCCACTCCGCTTCCACCGCCGACACCGACCGCGCCCAGGCGTTCGCCGAGCGCATGGTCGGGGTCCTCAACGACGGGGCGCTCGCCCTGATGGCCGGCATCGGCCACCGCACCGGACTGTTCGACACCATGGCGGGCCTGCCGCCCTCGACCAGCAGCCAGATCGCCGAGGCCAGCGGCCTGCGGGAACGGTACGTGCGCGAGTGGCTCGGCGCGATGACCACCGGCGGTGTCGTCGACCACGACCCCGCAACCGGCACCTTCCACCTGCCGGCCGAACACCACCTGCCGCTCACCCGCTCCGGAGGGGCGGCCAACGTGGCCAAGACCATGCAGATCCTGCCGATGCTCGGCAACGTCAGCGCCGAGATCACCGAGCGGTTCGAGACCGGAGGGGGTGTCCACTACGCCGCTTTCGCCGACTTCCACCGCTTCATGGCCGAAGAGAGCGCGGCGGTGTTCGACAACGCCCTGATCGAGGTGATCCTGCCGCTGGCCCCGGAGTTGCCCGGTCGGCTGGCGGAGGGGATCGATGTCGCCGACATCGGCTGCGGGAGCGGCCACGCGGTCAACCTCATGGCCCAGGCCTTCCCCCGCAGCAGCTTCGTCGGCTACGACTTCTCCGAAGAGGGCATCGCCGCGGGCCGAGCCGAAGCCGAGCGCCTCGGCCTCGCCAACGCCGACTTCCGGCTCGCCGACGTGGCCGAACTCGACGCTGTCGGGGCCTTCGACGCGGTCACCGCCTTCGACGCCGTCCACGACCAGGCCCACCCCGCGCGGGTACTCGACAACATCAACCGGGCGCTGCGGCCGGGGGGACGCTTCCTCATGGTCGACATCAACGCCAGCAGCGACGTGGCCGACAACGTGGAGCACCCGCTCGGACCGTTCCTCTACACCGTGTCGACCATGCACTGCATGACCGTGTCGCTGGCCCTGGGCGGCGACGGCCTCGGCACCGTGTGGGGCGAGCAGTTGGCCCGCGCGATGCTGGCCGACGCGGGGTTCACGGACGTCGAGGTCACCACCCTCGACCAGGACCCGCTCAACAGCTACTACCTGGCCGCCAAGCGGTGAGACCGGGCGCGCACCGCCGCGACCGGTGCCCGGGACCCCTGCCGGAGCAGGCGGCCCCGGGCCGTGCCCATCGCGCGGGTGCCAGCGCCCCCTCGGCGAACTCGGGATCCTCACCGCGCGCAACCGCCGGGCTGAACACCTACCGTGCTTCGGAGTCGGAAACGGACTCGCGCTGTCGGTGGTTACGGCTGGCGACGAGGCTGGCGACGGTGACCAGTATCAGCAGGCTCACGACGACGCCCAGGGAGACCAGCTCGGGCGGGGAACTCACCGGCAGGTCCGTGGTGTGCTCGATGGCGTGCAGGATCAGGGTCACTCCGATGTAGCAGAGAATCAGCGCCAAACCCTTGTTCAGGTACACCAGGCGGGTGAGCAGACTACCGATGAGGAAGTAGAGCTGGCGCAGACCCATCAGCGCGAAGGCGTTGGCGGTGAAGACCAGGTACGGCTCCTGGGTGATGCCGAAGATCGCCGGAATGGAGTCCAGGGCGAAGACGATGTCGGCCATGCCGATGGCGATGACCACCAACAGCATCGGGGTCAGGTGGCGCCGCCCACCGAGCAGGACGGTCAGCCGGGCGCCGTGGTAGCGGTCGGTGGTGGGCAGCACCCGCCGGACCGTACGCACCAGCGCGTTCTCCTTGTACTCGGCGTGCGCCACGTCGTGGTCGGCCGAGACCAGCAACTTGATCGCTGTGACCAGCAGGATCGCGCCGAACAGGTAGAACACCCCGACGTAGGCCTCCACCGCCGCCGCGCCCGCCACGATGAACAGGGCACGGAAGAACAGGGCCAGGCCGATCCCGATGAGCAGTACCCGCTGCTGGTGTTCGGGTGGGACCTGGAAGGAACCGATGATCAGGATGAGGATGAACAGGTTGTCGATGCTCAGCGAGTACTCGACGACCCAACCGGTGTAGAAGGCGATGCTGTGTTCGGCCCCCGCCGTGAAGGCCAGGGCAGCACCGAAGGCCACCGCCAGCAACGCGTAGAAGCTGACCCACAGGGCCGCTTCACGGGTCGAGGGCTTGCGTGGATTGCGTGCCACGATCACGAAGTCGACGCAGATGAGGCTGACGATCACGAGGACGGTCGTGACCCACAGCCACAGGGGGACGTTCACGGGGCCGAACTCCTTGGGGTGGGGAACAGGCAGGCGGCGGGCTCACCCAGGGCAACGGGGAAGGAGCGGGATGTACTCCTGTGTGACGTGCGCTGGCAACCTGGTCAATCCTGCCAGGTGGAGCCCGGCATTCGACTTCTGCCCATGCCGTCCGCGCCCCGAAACCGGAACCCGAACAGCGGCGCCGCTACGGAGCAGCCTTCCGCGCCCTGGGCGAGTGTGAACGCCGCGCCCGCGAGCTGTCGACACCGGCCGACAAGGCCGCCGAACTGACCAGCGAGCGCCTCACCTCAGGGGCCCTGATCCCGGAGAAACACGTTTGAGGTAGCCGTGCCGCCCTCCGACGCACCGGAGGGCGGCCTCATACCCGCGCCGCCTGGCCCGGTTCGAACCGAGGAGCACCCCGCTTTCGCCTTCGGGCCGGGCCCGCACCACGGGTGCGCGTTCACGGATGAGGACGCGCGGCGGACCATGCCGCGCGTCACCTCCGCCTCACCCGATGAGGAGTCAGATCCTAGGGCTCAGCCGGGTGGTCGGGCAGCGCGCCGGTGATCCGCGACAGTTTGCCGTGCCGGTCGCTGACGTAGATCCGTCCGTTGGCTCCGTCCAACGCGAGACCGCAGACCGGGCCCAGACCGCCCAGGACCACACGGCGAAGGCCCTTGTCCTCGCCCTCGGCCACCACGACCTCATGCAGCCTGCCACCCGAGTCGCAGACGTAGGCGAGGGCTCCGCCGTGCAGCGCCACGCGCACACTCCGTCCGAGATTGGTGGCCACCTCCCGCGGAGCCCCTCCCTCCGCGCCCAGGTCGATCTCGTACAACCCGCCGCGGTCGTACTGGCCGACGTAGGCCCGACCGCCGTTCAACGCCACCCCAGCGGCCCTGGGAACGTCCCAGGTGCGCTTGCGCTCGGCCGATCCGCCGCTCAGATCGAACTCGACCAGCTTGCCCTGCGCGTAGTCGGAAGCGAAGAGCCTGTTACCAGGAAGATCCAGTGCGAGGCCGTACACGCGGATGCCGTCGGCGACCGCGACCGGAGGGGCGGTGTGGTCGGACAGGTCCACCGTGAAAACGCGCCGACCGCTGTAGTCGGCGACGTAGGCCCTGTCCCCGGGCAGGTCCAGAGCCACGTCGTTGACTTCGCCGAGCTTGTCCAGGACCCAGTCCGTTTCGCCGCTGGCGAGGTCCACCTTGTACAGCTTTCCGCTGTTGTACCGGTCGGTGACGTAAGCCTTCTGCGCCACCGGGTCCAACGCCAGACCGTCAGCCGTTCCCAGGCCGGTGCGCACCTCGGCAGTGGTCGCCTTCGGGTTCCTGCGCTCCGCGCCCTCTTCGTGCAGCGGGTGGTCCTTCATGTCGAAGTGGAGTTTCTCGAGCTCGAAGACCTCGTGCACGCCGGCGAGCGTGGAGACCAGTTCGGCTTCGCCCTTCTGCATGAACGGCCTGCCGTCATCGTTCAGGTCGAAGGTCCTGCCCGCCGCGCCGGACTCCCCGAGTTCCCACGGGACCACCTGTGAGTACTCCGGTTCCTTCGGCGCTGGTCCGCCCGGCCGGGTCTTC
This DNA window, taken from Nocardiopsis exhalans, encodes the following:
- a CDS encoding rhodanese-like domain-containing protein — encoded protein: MSDHVIDARSVRHLVETDPHTLLVDVRTPAEYESSHIPGAINLPLGRVDAHLERIVADAGGRLVLVCQSGNRAVRCQGKLTAAGLDDTVVMDGGMNAWEAQGAPVEHGRRRWALERQVRLVAGGLVLISVLASLLWPPMVAAAGFVGAGLVFAAVTDTCAMGMALSRLPYNQPRNDLDIEDSLARIAARR
- a CDS encoding metal-sensitive transcriptional regulator, with protein sequence MVGDAITRLKRAQGQLSGVISMMEEGEDCAAVLQQLAAVSRALDRAGFKIVASGMRHCNAARENGEEPELTEQELEKLFLALA
- a CDS encoding LuxR family transcriptional regulator; this encodes MSSQPSSLFEEGMSALAEGDWAAAARSLSEFLGSRSGPDPEPAAHFGLGSALWWTGDIRQALQHWTTAYQGFRRAGAAPEAVMAAIQLSFVHSANLGNETVAAGWVRRAVRLASQAQLPLLDGWVALAESVFAADPERAVELGRRAHAVGVAHGDGDLEVSALTAVGLAQVNAGNTDEGCALLDEAMTAAVAGEADSPDTVVFTSCLMMRACCSCADFARVVHWVRALDDFIERFGNPYLHTSCRTHYGEVLAATGDWERAETELLCAVALAAHGLPKVRADAAACLADLRITQGRADEARGVIRGFEGLPSLAAVTARLQLLDGDPAGAETTLARGLERLGSQAAPGARLRELLGLCRLAAGDPHTAADLGRQITEFGTQTGCDIVRCRGQRLLGIALSAGRDGEPADSDAARDLLEAALAGFVELDLPLDAASTRMALAEHLDSVADAQATAEARSAYAVFSALGAVPDADRAANWLRVRGATVARARGRSDLAGLTRRETEVLRLLGEGLSNPEIAGRLFVSRRTVEHHVANILSKLGLRNRAEAAGVAVRHRDGLAPK
- a CDS encoding OsmC family protein; protein product: MAHTGTRPLNGVNAQVLTDLFTRAHADGEPLRIELSTHLRWRDGLATEGAGATLHLDAPQDRSHHAFRTDLPEPLAGSDTGPAPTEMLLAATAACVSATLVELATAEGIRLDRVEAHAWTALDARGALGVEGVPVGPGEVRLRFDIDADAAPEHLQALTRAAVAASPTAQALIRPTSIRTEPNR
- a CDS encoding class I SAM-dependent methyltransferase, with amino-acid sequence MTATVPAHSAPAHSASTADTDRAQAFAERMVGVLNDGALALMAGIGHRTGLFDTMAGLPPSTSSQIAEASGLRERYVREWLGAMTTGGVVDHDPATGTFHLPAEHHLPLTRSGGAANVAKTMQILPMLGNVSAEITERFETGGGVHYAAFADFHRFMAEESAAVFDNALIEVILPLAPELPGRLAEGIDVADIGCGSGHAVNLMAQAFPRSSFVGYDFSEEGIAAGRAEAERLGLANADFRLADVAELDAVGAFDAVTAFDAVHDQAHPARVLDNINRALRPGGRFLMVDINASSDVADNVEHPLGPFLYTVSTMHCMTVSLALGGDGLGTVWGEQLARAMLADAGFTDVEVTTLDQDPLNSYYLAAKR
- a CDS encoding TerC/Alx family metal homeostasis membrane protein, giving the protein MNVPLWLWVTTVLVIVSLICVDFVIVARNPRKPSTREAALWVSFYALLAVAFGAALAFTAGAEHSIAFYTGWVVEYSLSIDNLFILILIIGSFQVPPEHQQRVLLIGIGLALFFRALFIVAGAAAVEAYVGVFYLFGAILLVTAIKLLVSADHDVAHAEYKENALVRTVRRVLPTTDRYHGARLTVLLGGRRHLTPMLLVVIAIGMADIVFALDSIPAIFGITQEPYLVFTANAFALMGLRQLYFLIGSLLTRLVYLNKGLALILCYIGVTLILHAIEHTTDLPVSSPPELVSLGVVVSLLILVTVASLVASRNHRQRESVSDSEAR
- a CDS encoding YncE family protein, producing the protein MSMSGAIKNNVSTAYLGERFMRHPLTGRNLKELEIDEKAPGLLERNRERLKAKAERKAPDGSDRFVYPTGFSLNRGRFGEYPTARETAHQLGWRAYMTVGVPLVEERNDITQPPPDVVSKQTYVNRTDPKPTTWSHTVEFSVSNTINWSLQGQVQLTFGAKAIASLQQQLQKSMALNNSQKTTLKNSKDNQGVDMESQSQSTSTTTATSSATGTGELSAQLMLGITGSVSGSLTTAFKTSSTLSGEVGSRVDVLATQRRQVRRFDYEYPVSFGGGVALYYPEPVEVGKTRPGGPAPKEPEYSQVVPWELGESGAAGRTFDLNDDGRPFMQKGEAELVSTLAGVHEVFELEKLHFDMKDHPLHEEGAERRNPKATTAEVRTGLGTADGLALDPVAQKAYVTDRYNSGKLYKVDLASGETDWVLDKLGEVNDVALDLPGDRAYVADYSGRRVFTVDLSDHTAPPVAVADGIRVYGLALDLPGNRLFASDYAQGKLVEFDLSGGSAERKRTWDVPRAAGVALNGGRAYVGQYDRGGLYEIDLGAEGGAPREVATNLGRSVRVALHGGALAYVCDSGGRLHEVVVAEGEDKGLRRVVLGGLGPVCGLALDGANGRIYVSDRHGKLSRITGALPDHPAEP